A window of the Polaribacter batillariae genome harbors these coding sequences:
- a CDS encoding MBL fold metallo-hydrolase, protein MKKILFLLLAISIVSCKKTEKKVEETSKPKVKLHQLVGGTIFVKKLEVFSQDSTYKGQTKEFTDTYYVIEHPKGNLMWDAGLPEQFVMPEPFDEPSGVFRIQRPDSLANQLNSIGFKKDDFKYFAMSHSHFDHTGHANYMKDATWIVQENEYNSVLGDSLKTKNPAVAALKNVKKIKGDYDVFGDGTVVIKYMPGHTVGHQVLYVDLGLEKPILLAGDLYHFKENREHKRVPSFNYDVKQTLESMEKFEAFAKEKNAEVIIQHSPQDFLKLQEILAKNKTSSPKIFEGEFVYVADAASFTDCKTGKIYSITGNEDYILLQKAYLNADHETYEPEWVKVSGELKMGEKMNGGLEEQLVISKFISLDENKKCN, encoded by the coding sequence ATGAAAAAAATACTATTCTTACTTCTTGCAATTAGTATTGTAAGTTGTAAAAAAACAGAAAAAAAGGTTGAAGAAACTTCGAAACCAAAAGTAAAATTACACCAATTAGTGGGGGGTACTATCTTTGTAAAAAAATTAGAAGTTTTCTCTCAAGACTCAACCTATAAAGGGCAAACAAAAGAATTTACAGATACATATTATGTAATAGAACACCCAAAAGGAAACCTAATGTGGGATGCAGGTTTGCCAGAACAATTTGTAATGCCAGAACCTTTTGACGAGCCAAGTGGTGTTTTTAGAATTCAAAGACCAGATTCTTTAGCAAATCAATTAAATTCCATCGGTTTTAAAAAAGACGATTTTAAATACTTTGCCATGTCTCATTCGCATTTCGATCATACAGGTCATGCAAATTACATGAAAGATGCCACATGGATTGTGCAAGAAAACGAATACAATTCGGTTTTAGGAGACTCTTTAAAAACTAAAAACCCAGCAGTTGCAGCCTTAAAAAACGTTAAAAAAATTAAAGGAGATTACGATGTTTTTGGAGACGGAACAGTGGTTATAAAATACATGCCAGGGCATACAGTTGGGCATCAAGTTTTATATGTCGATTTAGGTTTAGAAAAACCCATTTTATTAGCAGGAGATTTATATCATTTTAAAGAAAATAGAGAACATAAAAGAGTTCCATCATTTAATTACGATGTAAAACAAACTTTAGAAAGTATGGAAAAGTTTGAAGCTTTTGCGAAAGAAAAAAATGCAGAAGTAATCATTCAGCATTCACCACAAGATTTTTTAAAACTACAAGAAATATTGGCTAAAAATAAAACGTCTTCTCCAAAAATTTTCGAAGGAGAATTTGTGTATGTAGCAGATGCAGCAAGTTTTACAGACTGTAAAACAGGAAAAATATATTCAATAACTGGCAATGAAGATTATATTTTGTTGCAAAAGGCATATTTAAATGCAGACCATGAAACATATGAGCCTGAATGGGTAAAAGTTTCTGGAGAACTTAAAATGGGAGAAAAAATGAATGGAGGTTTAGAAGAACAATTGGTTATTTCTAAATTTATTTCGTTAGATGAAAATAAAAAATGCAATTAA
- the sufB gene encoding Fe-S cluster assembly protein SufB, producing MKYTEEQLEQELKTQEYKYGFYTDIESDTFPVGLSEDVVRAISKKKNEPEWMTEWRLEAYRVWEQMQEPDWANVNYEKPKFQDIAYYSAPKKKPKLNSLDEVDPELLDTFKRLGISIDEQKKLANVAVDIVMDSVSVATTFKKTLAEKGIIFMPISEAIQEHPELVRKYLGTVVPTTDNFYAALNSAVFSDGSFCYIPKGVKCPMELSTYFRINEGGTGQFERTLVVADKGSYVSYLEGCTAPMRDENQLHAAVVELIAMDDAEIKYSTVQNWYPGNKEGKGGVYNFVTKRGLCENNAKISWTQVETGSAVTWKYPSCVLKGNNSVGEFYSIAVTNNHQQADTGTKMIHLGKNTRSTIISKGISAGNSQNSYRGLVQINARAENARNFSQCDSLLMGNECGAHTFPYIEAKNKSAQIEHEATTSKIGEDQLFYCNQRGIDTEKAIALIVNGFSKEVLNKLPMEFAVEAQKLLEISLEGSVG from the coding sequence ATGAAATATACAGAAGAGCAATTAGAACAAGAATTAAAAACCCAAGAATACAAATACGGTTTTTATACAGACATAGAGAGCGACACGTTTCCTGTAGGATTAAGTGAAGATGTTGTACGTGCCATTTCTAAAAAGAAAAACGAGCCAGAATGGATGACTGAATGGCGTTTAGAAGCGTACAGAGTTTGGGAACAAATGCAAGAACCAGATTGGGCAAATGTAAATTACGAGAAACCAAAATTCCAAGACATTGCTTACTATTCTGCCCCAAAAAAGAAACCAAAATTAAATTCTTTAGACGAAGTAGATCCAGAATTATTAGACACTTTTAAACGTTTAGGAATTTCTATAGACGAACAAAAAAAATTAGCCAATGTTGCTGTAGATATTGTAATGGATTCTGTTTCTGTAGCAACTACTTTTAAGAAAACATTGGCCGAAAAAGGCATTATTTTTATGCCAATTTCAGAAGCAATTCAAGAACATCCAGAGTTGGTGCGTAAATATTTAGGAACTGTGGTACCAACGACAGACAATTTTTATGCAGCCTTAAACTCGGCCGTTTTTTCTGACGGAAGTTTCTGTTACATTCCAAAAGGTGTTAAATGTCCCATGGAATTATCAACTTATTTTAGAATTAACGAAGGCGGAACAGGCCAATTTGAAAGAACCTTAGTTGTTGCAGACAAAGGCAGTTATGTTTCTTATTTAGAAGGTTGTACTGCTCCAATGCGAGATGAAAATCAACTACATGCAGCTGTAGTAGAATTAATTGCAATGGACGATGCAGAAATTAAATATTCTACCGTACAAAACTGGTATCCTGGAAATAAAGAAGGAAAAGGTGGTGTTTACAATTTTGTTACCAAAAGAGGTTTGTGCGAAAACAATGCAAAAATTTCTTGGACACAAGTAGAAACTGGTTCTGCAGTTACCTGGAAATATCCATCATGTGTTTTAAAAGGAAACAATTCTGTGGGCGAATTTTACTCGATTGCAGTTACCAACAATCACCAACAAGCAGATACTGGAACCAAAATGATTCATTTAGGCAAAAACACACGTTCTACCATTATTTCTAAAGGTATTTCTGCAGGAAACTCTCAAAATTCATATAGAGGATTAGTACAGATAAATGCAAGAGCAGAAAATGCGCGTAATTTCTCTCAATGCGACTCTTTATTGATGGGAAATGAATGCGGTGCACACACATTTCCTTACATCGAAGCAAAAAACAAATCGGCTCAAATAGAACACGAAGCAACCACTAGTAAAATCGGTGAAGACCAACTTTTCTATTGCAACCAACGTGGTATTGATACTGAAAAAGCAATTGCTTTAATCGTAAACGGTTTTAGTAAAGAAGTACTCAATAAATTACCTATGGAATTTGCTGTAGAAGCGCAAAAATTATTAGAAATTTCTTTAGAAGGAAGTGTAGGATAA
- the sufD gene encoding Fe-S cluster assembly protein SufD — MELKDKLLSSYVAFENRVDTNSDIHEIRSKALQNFESLGFPTRKLEAWKYTSLNSVLKQDYSLFPHKENAVALAEVKKYFIHDIDAYKIVFIDGKYSSFLSETTHDTIDVCLMSSALAKPKYKAVIDNYFNKIAKQDNLTSLNTAFANEGAYIYIPKNKEVEKPIQIIHFTTGSETATMLQPRNLIVVGENSQVQIIERHQSLTSNAVLTNAVTEIFADKSAHIDYYKIQNDNLNASLVDNSYIEQQSKSVVSVHTFSFGGNITRNNLNFYQKGEYIDSILKGITIIEGKQHVDHHTLVHHIEPNCESHQDYKGIYDARSTGVFNGKVIVEKEAQKTNAYQQNNNVLISDKATINAKPQLEIFADDVKCSHGCTIGQLDDDALFYMQQRGIPKKEGKALLMYAFANTVLESVKIPEVKQRITKIIAKKLGVNMGFDL; from the coding sequence ATGGAATTAAAAGATAAATTATTATCATCATACGTAGCGTTTGAAAATCGTGTAGATACCAATTCAGATATTCACGAAATTCGTTCTAAGGCGCTTCAAAATTTTGAAAGCTTGGGTTTTCCTACCAGAAAATTAGAAGCTTGGAAATACACTTCTTTAAACTCTGTTTTAAAGCAAGATTATAGTTTATTTCCTCACAAAGAAAACGCTGTTGCGTTGGCAGAAGTAAAAAAATATTTTATTCACGATATAGATGCTTATAAAATTGTATTTATCGATGGCAAATACAGCTCTTTTTTATCAGAAACTACACACGATACAATAGATGTTTGCCTAATGTCATCTGCATTGGCAAAGCCAAAATACAAAGCTGTAATCGATAATTATTTTAACAAAATTGCAAAACAAGACAATTTAACCTCTTTAAATACGGCATTTGCAAACGAGGGTGCTTACATTTATATCCCAAAAAATAAAGAGGTCGAAAAACCAATTCAAATAATTCATTTTACAACAGGGTCAGAAACTGCAACCATGTTACAACCCCGTAATTTAATTGTTGTGGGCGAGAACTCTCAGGTGCAAATTATAGAACGCCATCAAAGTTTAACTAGCAATGCTGTATTAACAAATGCGGTTACTGAAATTTTTGCAGATAAAAGTGCTCATATCGATTATTATAAAATTCAGAATGACAATTTAAACGCTTCTTTAGTCGATAATTCTTACATAGAACAACAGTCGAAAAGTGTGGTTTCTGTACATACTTTTTCTTTCGGGGGAAATATTACCAGAAACAATTTAAACTTTTATCAAAAAGGAGAATATATCGATTCTATTTTAAAAGGAATTACAATTATAGAAGGAAAACAACACGTAGATCATCATACTTTAGTACATCATATAGAGCCAAATTGCGAGTCTCATCAAGATTATAAAGGAATTTACGATGCGCGTTCTACCGGAGTTTTTAACGGTAAAGTTATTGTAGAAAAAGAAGCGCAGAAAACAAATGCATACCAACAAAACAACAATGTTTTAATAAGTGATAAAGCGACCATTAACGCAAAACCTCAACTAGAAATTTTTGCTGATGATGTAAAATGTTCTCATGGTTGTACCATTGGTCAATTAGATGATGATGCGCTGTTTTACATGCAACAACGTGGAATTCCGAAAAAAGAAGGAAAAGCATTACTCATGTACGCTTTTGCAAATACTGTGTTAGAAAGTGTAAAAATTCCAGAAGTAAAACAACGAATTACCAAGATTATCGCCAAAAAATTGGGCGTTAATATGGGTTTTGATTTGTAA
- a CDS encoding Sua5 family C-terminal domain-containing protein: MKNKKEQSPDAPGMLARHYATSTTTFLVELRKNRLTTVCNVPLLAHKRGFFQSYFFNIYTLSGIFIINFGRCNTIS; encoded by the coding sequence ATTAAAAACAAGAAAGAACAAAGCCCAGATGCTCCAGGAATGTTGGCAAGACATTATGCCACATCTACAACAACTTTTTTGGTTGAGCTTAGGAAAAATCGATTAACGACCGTTTGCAACGTGCCACTTTTAGCGCATAAAAGAGGCTTTTTTCAATCATACTTCTTTAATATTTATACACTGTCTGGAATTTTTATAATTAATTTCGGAAGGTGTAATACCATTTCTTAA
- a CDS encoding HesB/IscA family protein, whose protein sequence is MIKVSDTAKKKVIELMIDDGFDATKDYVRVGVKSGGCSGLSYDLTFDNKKNEDDKIFEQNDIKLIVDKKSFLYLVGTTLEYSGGLNGKGFVFNNPNANRTCGCGESFSL, encoded by the coding sequence ATGATAAAAGTTTCAGACACAGCAAAAAAGAAAGTCATCGAATTAATGATAGACGATGGTTTCGACGCTACTAAAGATTACGTGAGAGTAGGTGTTAAAAGTGGAGGTTGTTCAGGTTTGTCTTACGATTTAACTTTTGATAATAAAAAAAATGAAGACGATAAAATCTTTGAACAAAACGATATAAAACTAATTGTAGATAAAAAAAGCTTTTTATATTTAGTAGGAACCACATTAGAGTATTCTGGAGGTTTAAATGGTAAAGGATTTGTTTTTAACAACCCAAATGCCAATAGAACATGTGGTTGTGGAGAGAGTTTTAGTTTGTAA
- the sufC gene encoding Fe-S cluster assembly ATPase SufC — MLKIENLQASIDDKLILKGLNLEVKAGEVHAIMGPNGAGKSTLANIIAGKEEYEVTNGTIELNGEDISELAPEERAHNGVFLSFQYPVEIPGVSVTNFIKTAINETRKAKGLEDMPAKDMLKKIREKSELLEIDRKFLSRSLNEGFSGGEKKRNEIFQMAMLDPKLAILDETDSGLDIDALRIVANGVNKLKSKDNAVIVITHYQRLLEYIVPDFVHVLHDGKIVKSGDASLALELEAKGYDWIKQELV; from the coding sequence ATGTTAAAAATAGAAAATTTACAAGCAAGTATAGACGATAAGTTAATCTTAAAAGGATTAAACCTCGAGGTAAAAGCAGGTGAGGTTCATGCAATTATGGGACCCAATGGAGCAGGAAAAAGTACTTTAGCAAATATTATTGCAGGTAAAGAAGAATACGAAGTTACCAATGGAACCATCGAATTAAATGGCGAAGATATTAGCGAACTTGCTCCAGAAGAAAGAGCACACAATGGGGTGTTTTTATCTTTTCAATACCCAGTAGAAATTCCTGGCGTTTCTGTAACCAACTTTATAAAAACAGCAATTAACGAAACTCGCAAAGCAAAAGGTTTAGAAGACATGCCAGCCAAAGACATGTTAAAGAAAATTCGTGAGAAATCAGAATTATTAGAAATAGACCGTAAATTCTTATCGCGTTCTTTAAACGAAGGTTTTTCTGGAGGCGAAAAAAAACGTAACGAAATCTTTCAAATGGCAATGTTAGACCCCAAATTAGCCATTTTAGACGAAACAGATTCTGGTTTAGATATTGATGCTTTGCGTATTGTTGCAAACGGAGTAAACAAACTAAAATCGAAAGATAATGCCGTAATTGTAATTACACATTACCAACGTTTGTTAGAGTATATTGTTCCAGATTTTGTACACGTTTTACACGATGGAAAAATTGTAAAATCAGGAGACGCTTCTTTAGCTTTAGAGTTAGAAGCGAAGGGATATGATTGGATTAAGCAAGAACTTGTATAA